GTAGCCTGTGGGATATCATCCGTGTTTACAGGTCATCACTCATCAAGCATCCTACCAGCTCAAGGATTCTTGTGGTGCAGATGGTTTTTGATAGACTGTTGCATGTTACTTGCATATATTTTTTGCTCTGATTTTGGGGAATGTCTTATTTGGATTTGTTCTCTGGTACAGTGAAATTTAGCATCAAGTCCTTTAGGATTCCAGAACTTTACATCGAGGTGCCCGAAACTGCAACTGTTGGTTCACTGAAGGTATATAAATGCTGTGTTTTTATTGTGCATCggttaatataattatttaattagtccATATATTCTAACTTTTACCATTGATGTTATGTAAATGTGAATAGAGGACCGTAATGGAGGCAGTGACAGCCTTAATTGGGGGTGGAATACGTGTCGGGCTACTCCTTCAAGGGAAAAAGGTGAGAGATGACAGCAGAACTCTATCACAGGCTGGTATTTCCTGTGATGATAATCTGGATGCTCTCGGTTTCACTTTGGAGCCTGGTCCTGCAAAAGCTCCTCCAACCATGTGCTCTGAAGAACCACCTCTTTTATTATCATATGACGCCGCCCCACAAAATTTAACAAGGTgatttttttatggtttatgaTAGGTTGTTTTATTACTGGTTGTTGATTCATATCACtttatttcatgtatctataTTGTGAGTTAGTTGTACTGTTGATTAATTACTGCTTGGTTTCCAGCTCTCTGGCCACTCCAGCTGTAAATACTGGCATTCCGAATTGCACATCCAACCTACATTTACTGACCAATTCAGAAAATCCTGCGACTGACCATGAACCCATTTCCTCCAAAACTGACATGCCAACTGATCAAAGTCTGTTGGAGCCAAGGGCTCTGGTTCCGGTTCCAGTTCCAGTTCCAGCAACAAATGTTGAGGCACTAACTGCTGTCGCAGTCAACCAGAGTTTCCAAAAATCTGAGCTTGCACAGCGTCGAATCTGGAGGCCATTTTCCATATCAGAAGTCGAAGCATTGGTACAGGCAGTTGAGGAGATTGGTACTGGAAGGTATAATATATTATGCTGCCACTGTTTCTGTTCACATTTCTAGTGAGCACTACTATTTCTTTTCATGGGTTTGTGGAGGAGGGTAAAAGTAGTTGTAGGATTGGCTCTTTGAAGAGGATGCAGTTATAAATATTCAAGATTAATATCGTTTTCTCTCTTATGTAGGTGGCGTGATGTTAAATTGCGAGCTTTTGAGAGTGCTGACCATCGGACTTATGTGAATTTGAAGGTAACATtactcatctttttcttctcgtTCTTGTTCAATGAAGAGATATGGGCAATGAATGGGACTTCCCATGTACGATAACCATTAGAGCAGATTTCTGAGGCCTGGGTGTACCATTGAGAAAGAAACCTATCAACTCCAGGACAATtactgaatttttatttatccatcgTGCTTAGATGCCTATGCAAAAGCTAGTAAAATTTTGTTGTGAATTAGCTGAAGCCACACTGGTCTCCCAAGACCGATAAGCCTCGTTAACCAAtgctttcattatttattttcattgcaaGCTCTATTTTGGTAACTGATCTTTGAGCTTATATATGCATTTGGGGTACGGATTAAGCAACATGTTTTGTACAACCAGGAGTATCTTATCGGTAATACCTGTATCAACTGTTTCTAATTACGGATCACTACCATCTTCAGGATAAATGGAAAACACTGGTTCACACAGCGAAGATTTCCCCACAACAACGGCGAGGAGATCCAGTACCTCAGGAACTCCTGGACAGAGTTTTGGTTGCCCATGCTTACTGGGCTCAGCATCAAGCTAAAAAGCAGCAAAGTAAGCATCACCATCATCGTCATGGAACTCCGAGCATCACAGACACCACTGAAGCTGACAGAAAGGGTGTTGCACGTGTCCCAATCGGTACAATGTAAGGAAAACAAAAGGCACACATACCCACACTGACATGAAACATTGTACAAATTATTCACATTTTATGTAATGTTGCACTCTCACTTGATTTATTGGCCTGGTCTTTTCTTGGTGGGGGAGCCATTGGCACTTTCTGCAAATAAAATGATGAGATGAAATAAGATGGGTCAACTAACCACATTTTTCAGTACTTTTTGGTTATTCattcttttgatttaaatttgtaattcatATCCAATGAAGTTAGGGGAATCAAAGACAAGatatttatgattaattaatgtaaAGGATTAGGTTAGTGTGTTAATtaggaattttcttttttgatttgcACTAGTGCTAAATGATGAGGATGGCAAGAAGGCTAATACACAgatattattgatttaatttcaaagtggggtataaaattatagaatgtTAATCTGTGTTCAGtgtgatatttaaaataaatatagtatgttttatattttttaaagagttAATTCACTATTTGGTCCTTAAACTACATTTCTCTtttcactttgatttttttttggttccaCTTTGGTTGAATCCCATTATTTTAGTTCCACTTTTgccacaaaataaaaaaatttgccaACAAAATGTGATATGTCACATCGTTATTGGATGCcggtaaattttcaaaataaaatggataaaaataatagttatggtattaaaatcaaatcataaaatgaaaatccggtgatagtcatatatatatatatatatatatatatatatatatatatatatatatattactgtaaaataattaaatagaacaagttataaaacattcaagaaaacagaaaaataagtCATAAATTTgattaaccaaatttttattacaataatacttatttaaaataatacttattaGCAGTAGAACAAtagtcaaataataaaaataataaaaataagaatatacagattttacttgaaaaattctattttaagcAAAGTCGATTAGAAGAATAATAGTTTTATACCGATTCAATTTGTAATGGCCTCTCACTCTATAGATCTTATTTTGCCGagtatttatttcttaaacaaGTGAAAAGATTCAAATCACATAATTTCTAACAATGAAcgacataataaaataagatagtAAAGGTATAATGTGTCTCGTGGTCtatgattttcattttaataataatattattatatattttgtccatttaaaaataattatttgtaatattaatataaattttttacatCTAAACTTTATAATACTTGCTAAAATGAATAATGCTTTTTTTGGATTAACAGgagaattttagaaatatcTAAAATAAGCTTACATGTCTGACATATTTTAGACCCAAAAGAATGTCAGAAAAAactcttttcctttttagagatgacttaattaaaagaaaaaaaaaataccaatcTTATGAATCAAATACTATATTTAGGAATGAATGGACGGCTAAGATTCAACCAACATCATCAccctatttaaaaattaattttcttattgtCCAGTGAGtctgttctttttctttataaCTCCAACAAAGGTTTACCTTTGTCTccccttttctctctttttctctgtAAGATTCTCAGCTCAGGTACTTTACTTCTATTGATCTTTTCTCTgttcttttaaaagtaaaactagcttgatggttttttttttttttaaggttgtcttgtaaaagattttgatgtgtttttaaGGTTGTCTGACTTTTAAACCCTTAAAGAATCTTTTGTTTTTGggtatatgtgtgtgtgtgtgctcCCAGTTTGATTCTTATATTTGTTCTTGAAATGATCACTTTCTATCTAGGTTTTGGCTTATATTCATTGTTGTTTAAGTTCCCTTATTCATTACTGTTCAAATATCtcattcttttttataaaaaaatgttttatattgtaAAAACATGTTATTTGCTGTTCTCGTTGATAATATAATGCccagaattttcattttttatttagaatcCAGTTCTTTCTATGTTTGATGTtgtgttattttgatttttataggtATTTTTGAGAAGGAACATAGTAGTTTATTGTTGGAACTTGTGTTGGTTTTTTGGACAAGGAACAGTTCCTAGAGGGGAGGCGTTGGATTTGAGGTTGGAATTTTCTAGGTTTTATTTTGGGTTGTCAGTTTTTGAACTTGAAAGTGAAGAGCTTTGATAGTTCTGAAATTCGGGTTTCGGTTTTTTATTGCTTTGTGAAGCGTATCATCATGGATCCGTCGTTGCAGGGGCTTTACAGTTCTGTTGATAGATTCAGAGTAAATGATGATACTTTGTTAGCGATATCGAGCCAGAACTTTAATAACGGGTTTAAGAATGAAACTTTTGCTGGTATTCCTCCTTTGCAACCTGCTACGATTCCGATAAATTTGCGGCCTTCTGCAAGTGTGAACGAGCCCGAGGATTATGACTTTAGTGACTTAGTTCTTAAGTACATAAGTGAGATGTTAATGGAAGAAGATATGGAAGATAAGACCTGCATGTTTAAAGAGTCTTCAGCAGCCCTTCAAGCTGCCGAGAAATCATTTTATGAGGTTCTCGGAGAACAGTATCCACCTTCTCTGGAACCCGAATTGAAATATCAAAACCATGAAAGCTCGAATGAACTTCATGGTCATAGTTGTTGCAGTTGTAGTAGTGCTGACGGTAACTTACTCAATCTTCCGTCCAACTATGATTTAGGCATGCAAATGTCTTTAAACTACAGTTCTCAGGCCAATTCATCCCATAGTTCCGGGAACAGTGCTGGTAGTCTCGTAGATGGCTTTACAGATTCTCCGGTGAGTACTCCCCGGCTTCCTGAAATATTTGGTGATAGTGAGTCAGTCATTCAATTCAGAAAAGGGTTTGAGGAAGCAAGTAGGTTCCTTCCGAATCGTGGAAACTTGTTTGTCGATGTAGAGAGTGACGGACTGTTTCTCAAAGAGGTGAAGGAAGAGGCTAAAAGTGTGGTAGAGAAGGTGGAAAATGAGTTATTGCAGGACGGATCGAGGGGAAAGAAGAAGCCTTATCCCGAGGATGTGAATTTATACAACGGCAGGAGTAACAAGCAGTCGTTGGTTTATACTGAATCCACTGTAAGCCCGGAAATGTTTGATACAGTGTTACTGAATTGTCAAAGCGTAGCCGACCTTCAAAAAGTTTTGCAACACGAAACAAACAAGAATGTGCAACAGAACGGACAGTCAAAAGGACCTACAGGTGGGAAGGCACGTGCGAAGAAAGGTAAACGGAATGTGGTGGATTTGAGGACTCTGTTGACTCTTTGTGCACAAGCTGTTGCGACCGATGATCGGAGGAGTGCAAATGAGCTGCTGAAGCAAATCAGGCAGCATTCTTCGCCTATGGGTGATGGGATGCAACGGTTGGCCCACTATTTTGTCGATGGTCTAGAGGCACGCTTAGCTGGCTCCGGGACCCAGAGTTACAATCCTGTTGTCACGAGACCGACATCAGCTGCTAACATTTTGAAAGCTTACCATCTGTTTCTTGCTGCATGCCCTTTTAGGAAGCTCTCGAATTTCTTCTCAGATACGACGATAATGAATCTTGCGGAAAATGCAGCTAGGCTTCATATTATTGACTTCGGTATTCTATATGGCTTCCAATGGCCTTGTCTTATACGGCGTCTCTCATCTAGACCGGGGGGACCGCCTAAACTAAAGATCACAGGGATCGATCTTCCGCAACCTGGTTTCCGGCCAGCAGAAAGGGTTGAGGAGACAGGGCGTCGTCTTGCGAACTATGCTGAGACTTTCAAAGTTCCGTTCGAGTTCGATGCAATTGCACAAAAATGGGACACCATTCAGATCGAGGACATAAAGATTGAAAGTGGTGAAGTGCTTATTGTAAACTGCATTTACAGGCTTCGGAATCTGCTCGATGAGACTGTGGTTGTGGAGAGTCCGAGGAATAAAGTTCTGAACTTGATGAGGAAATTGCATCCCGATGTTTTCATACTAGGGATCGTGAACGGCGCCTACAGTGCTCCATTCTTTATTACGAGATTCAGGGAGGCTCTCTTCCACTATTCCACTTTATTCGATATGCTCGAGACTAATGTGCCCCGTGAAATTCCGGAACGGATGCTAATCGAGAGAGAGATATTTGGGTGGGAGGCAATGAATGTCATTGCATGCGAAGGTGCTGAAAGAATCGAGAGGCCCGAGACATACAAGCAATGGCAGGTTCGGAATACAAGGGCCGGGTTCAGACAGTTGCCACTGGATAAGGAGATGATGAAGACGGCAAAGGAGAGAGTCAATACAAACTACCACAAGGACTTTGTAATCGACGAGGATAACCATTGGTTGCTTCAAGGGTGGAAGGGACGGATTGTTTATGCACACTCGTGTTGGGTGCCTGTCTCATAACCGCATACTTTTGAACTACTCAAGGAAAGGCAAAGTCTTGCAAAATCAGCTGCAGCCTTTTTGATGGTTACGATCCAGTGATGGATTTCACATAGACGGAGATAAGGTGATCTATCCGCTTCACTCCATCCCTTACACACACGCATACACAAAAACTCAAATTCCTGAAAACGAAACTTGATATTGACGACCGTTTGTCGTATTTTCCAACCAGGTTAGGTTACGTAAGATCATTGCTGGTGCTTATTCTCATGCTGTTAGAGACTGAAATGCAACATGTACCATATCATTTCGGCGGTTACCTTATGGCTGGAGGTCATTGCATTGATGCGCATAACACGTAAAATGTATCCGGGAATAACGGCAGCAACGGTAACGCAAATTCTTAACGAAACAGATACGTAATTATATTAAAACCTAGCTGTTTAAGGGAATGGTAATGATATTTAAGTATGTTGTATGCACAAAAATAGTGATTATTCTGTTTGCTTCAAAGTTGTAAATTTTATTGTCAAGTTACTCGGACTTTGATGGTAAGTTTCTGGTATATGTCTTTGATatgagtaatttttttaaaaaagaattatgtatttggaagatttttaaaaattattataattttgtatcatATATGTTGAATATAGGGATGACAAAACTCGAACCGTCTAATAGATTTTGAATTGGTTCACTTTGAATGGAGTGGCTGATTTTGTTTGAAAAGTAGAGGCGAGGAGGGGtgggatgatttttttttttttttttggatagtGAGTAcgaaattgtttttatatatataaaaacagaatttttattataaatatgataaatcttCTTAACAAGTAAACTTATATAACTagatatttcaaaaaaaacgaaaacttgttatttttaaatatcataaatattatagataaaaaaatgataaaaacaataatacaaaaaataaccaaattatattaattaggtCAAAAGTTTCTTTGAATTGCATTAGACTTACAGGTTGGATCAATAACCGGTCAAAATATTAATCTGAAAAGGAGTATTAGATTGGTTGACTCGAAAATCGATATGAAGTTGaatcgaatttaaaaaaatattttataattttaataatttatttaaataagtagGACGAATATCcgatttttaaaaacattagatGTATATGGTGGTATATGTTTTTTCCATTATATAGCTAGTGGTATTGATGCTGTGATATTATCTCAATCATTTGTCAGATTTAGTCATAGTCAAATGCAACAAAGTATTACTTcgttaatgattttatattataaaattttctatcttttagaCTTAAGATGCATTCAAATCTAAATACCAACACCCAAGCTTTCATTGAGAAAATTATGACATTCTAGAAACCTTTAAatatttggaaaagaaatctctaaaatttttgtatCAGACATATGCGTTCAAATCTGAGTGCATTTGACTGGTTGAAGTTCACACACATGGTTTTACGTAGaatttagtaattaagtcaATTGGAGTGGTTGCTTTCTACTAAGCAATTATTTAAGTTGAatgaatttatgtataatatttatataaaagataaaaataatgacAAAAACATCCTTCAAATAATacaatttacttttataaaaatggTGTATTTTTGTCTTTCCTTGACCGAGTTGGTACTCGGATGAGTTCCAATCTCATCTTGTGCGTTTTCCATATAAAAGATACAAAAGTACTTTATAAAATGgaggtatttttattttttcttagttGAATTGGTATTCATTTAACTCGTGCCaatcattttaataagttttataataaatatatagatataaatctaattgaattgtttaattaaatttgtgaatttaatgttaaattaagtAAACAAAAACATGAAATTGGGTACAGTGTTTATGACTAAATGTATTGTAATTGATGAATGAGTAAATGGTAAACTGATGTGACGTCAAATGTATGATGTAAATGTCATGTATCAAATTGTTTGAAACAGTCTTAAGGCTCTTTGGGTCACACTGTTCAGTGTGTTTCACACTTTTCTATGCTCAACTGCACCTGATTTGCTAtttggattaattttttaagtttggatttgatttaaaatataaaactttaagatttatatttagtataataacatatttattagatttatttgttaaaataatatttagtattttttatggttaactataaaaataattaaacaaataatttaaagtggttacaaaacaaaaaaatatttataaaaatattgtgatagatattattttattaaataaaattaaaatttcacatgttttcaataattttataaaagtaaaaaattttaaactttctattatatttatttttatagtaatttttcattttcaccttACCGTTATAGTTGCAATTGAATCTAAGCACATGTCTTACTGTTGATTTTGATCTCACTACTACAGTATTCAATCTCACCGTTATAATAATTACTCACTGTCACTATTGTTTTTCACATCACCAGAATCAAACTCACCGTCTATCTAAAggattagaaaaattaataatggttAGAATTATggtataattaattcaaatttttcaaaaaaactctaaaaattcaAGGCTTCAAGTTGGTTTAAGAAAAACATGAATTATTTTCAAGTAACATGTGAAATATATTCGAAAGCTAactgaattattaaaaaaaagtatttaagggtgagtttggatgggcagtttgtttacctgcggttagtttAAAAACAACGGTCGTGGTGatattagatactgtagcgtgagataaaaagtaGGCTAAACGCACCGCATCGCACctaatcgcccatccaaacccaccctaagtcactggcttttttttttttttaaatctgccTAGTGAGCTCTAATTGGCAATTTGACTATCAGTATGGTAGATTAGTACTCATCGACAAGTAGAAGATCATTTCTTAGATTTAAGTTGATCTGGCAATCAGTGCCGAAGATCGAAGAAGAAAATTGTGTGAAATTTAGTTCGTAAATCCgtgacattcaaaattgtttcattaaaaaaaactgaactgTAGAAGAAAAGGTGAAtgagagctttcgattggtgtAGGCGATACGAACAAAAAATGCCATAAAACAACGGTTTTAAtagcccaatgacttaaatgaaaattttcgaatatTTCAATTAcctttttgtaataatttaaagttggatgatcaaaatgtaattttttatctataaatagAGCTAagctctcaacaaaattttcagacTTTTGGAAGGTCCAGGGGCCTTTAATTTTTAggaaatcataaattaattaatggtaaaattatactttgcctcctaaattttatttatttatttttggcttcCTAAAACAATTTTCTGGCTTTACCTCTGATGAGTTTCTTCTtaagtaatataatttaaaatcgttattaaaatcttaatttaactattaaatgatACGTCTcattgtaataggcccaatttgcccggtccgctattaaaataaataataaaaaaacaaataaaataatagtccaaattacaaaaaaaattcaccaaACCCAATTTGCCTAGACCCTAGCCCAAACCCAAACCTGATTCTAAGCCCAGCAAACCAACtcagcccaaatggcccaacaCCAGAATGCACAGCAGCAAACTCTAGCAGCATTCAGCCTCCAGCGCCGCAGCCACGCCTCTAAGTCACTCCACGCCAGCCTATGCCTTCATACGCGTCGAGCCACGTCACGCGTACCCGTCCCTGCAGCAAATAACAAGACAAcagcaaaagaagaagaaaaaaagcaaaaaaaacgataacaacaaaaaaaaaggaaa
This genomic stretch from Gossypium raimondii isolate GPD5lz chromosome 6, ASM2569854v1, whole genome shotgun sequence harbors:
- the LOC105773596 gene encoding scarecrow-like protein 30, whose translation is MDPSLQGLYSSVDRFRVNDDTLLAISSQNFNNGFKNETFAGIPPLQPATIPINLRPSASVNEPEDYDFSDLVLKYISEMLMEEDMEDKTCMFKESSAALQAAEKSFYEVLGEQYPPSLEPELKYQNHESSNELHGHSCCSCSSADGNLLNLPSNYDLGMQMSLNYSSQANSSHSSGNSAGSLVDGFTDSPVSTPRLPEIFGDSESVIQFRKGFEEASRFLPNRGNLFVDVESDGLFLKEVKEEAKSVVEKVENELLQDGSRGKKKPYPEDVNLYNGRSNKQSLVYTESTVSPEMFDTVLLNCQSVADLQKVLQHETNKNVQQNGQSKGPTGGKARAKKGKRNVVDLRTLLTLCAQAVATDDRRSANELLKQIRQHSSPMGDGMQRLAHYFVDGLEARLAGSGTQSYNPVVTRPTSAANILKAYHLFLAACPFRKLSNFFSDTTIMNLAENAARLHIIDFGILYGFQWPCLIRRLSSRPGGPPKLKITGIDLPQPGFRPAERVEETGRRLANYAETFKVPFEFDAIAQKWDTIQIEDIKIESGEVLIVNCIYRLRNLLDETVVVESPRNKVLNLMRKLHPDVFILGIVNGAYSAPFFITRFREALFHYSTLFDMLETNVPREIPERMLIEREIFGWEAMNVIACEGAERIERPETYKQWQVRNTRAGFRQLPLDKEMMKTAKERVNTNYHKDFVIDEDNHWLLQGWKGRIVYAHSCWVPVS